The window CTGGCTGGCAGCTGGACTGCTTTTGCTTTTGGCAGGATCCCGCATCTTTGTCTGGGGGGCTGTGGCCATGGCCGGTATGCTGGGGGTCAGCGACCTGATCATCGGCTTGACGGTTGCGGCAATAGGCACATCTTTACCGGAGCTTGCATCTTCTGTCCTGGCCGCCCGGAAGGGTGAACATGAACTGGCCCTGGGCAATGTGATCGGCTCCAATCTGTTCAACACACTTGCTGTTGTAGGCATATCAGGTGTCATCTATCCTGTTGCCGTGGAAGCATCGGTCCTTTATCGGGATATGGCTGTCATGGGAATACTGACACTCTCCCTTTTTGTCCTTGGTTATGGATTCAGGGGAAAGCAGGGCCGTATCTCCCGTTTTGATGGCGGCATACTTTTTCTGGTATATGTATGTTACACAGCAGGACTGGCCATAAGTGTCATAAAATCATAACGGTTCAGACACCAATTCAAGGTGCCACACAATTTCATTTCCTGTCTGATTTGTCCTTTTTATCCTTACTGACTGCTTGTTTCATATTGATTTTTCATCAGGCTTTTAGTTTATTGACGAAATAAACTAAAATGTTACAATAACTTCATTTATAGTGCCTGAACGGAAACCCGTGTTTGGAGAAATGGATTGAATTACGTTTCTGGTAAAAAAAACAAGTCCAGCTCTAAGCTCAGCCCTATTGATGAATTCGCAACGGGAAAAAAGATAGCCGGTTCATTTAGAGTCCTCGCGCCTTTGTATGTCGCATTCCTAATCTTGATCCTGGGTGTTTTTTTTATTCTCATACCCAAAGGATTGATAAATATTTATGCTGGTGTCCTTATTTTCACAATCCTTGTCTGCATTGACGTCACAAGACAGATTTTACGAATTGAACAGCAGAACAGGAAAGTTCAAACCGAAAGAAAGCTGGATGAACTGCGCTTTAAAAAAGCTGAAATCGAATTAAAAAAGAGCGAGGAAAGATATCGGCTGCTCGCGGACAATGCCACAGATACAATCTGGATTGTGCAGCTGTCCGATTTTAAAATGCGCTATATCAGTCCGTCCATCGAATATCTTCTGGGATATACCCCTTCCGAGTTTATTCATCTGGATATCAAAGATTATATGACTCAGCCCTCATTGGAAAAAGTTCCTGTAATCATATCAGAACAGCTTGATCAGGACCTTGACCCCGGCCTGGATTCAAAACGGCTGGAGGCAATAGAGCTGGAGCTGATTAAAAAAGACGGAACGACCATCTGGGTTGAGATCACAGCCAATTTCCTGAAGAATGATGCAGGAGAATTTGACAGAATACTTGGAATTTCCAGGGATATATCGGGTCGTAAACACACTGACGAAGCGTTGCAGAGAACCACGGAACTGCTGCGGGAGGCTGGCCGAATTGCAAAAGTCGGTGGATGGAGCATTGATGTTGAAAGCAAGGCAATAATATGGTCGGATGAAATGAATGACATCCACGAAAGACAGACATCTTCCCCTCCGATGTTTGATGGAGTGACCGGTTTTATCGCCCCTGAATGGCAGGAGAAAATTCAGAACTCATACTACCGTTGTGTTGATGAAGGCCGAAGCCTTGATGAAGAGTTCGAAATTATCACAGCCCAGGGACACCGCCGCTGGGTCCATGCCACCGGAGAGGCTGTAAAGGATGATACAGGAAAAATCACCCGCATCACAGGCGCGCTTCAGGATATTTCAGAGCGGATACATGCGGATGAAGAGAAAAAAAAGCTCCAGCAGCACCTTGCCCAGGTTAGAAAAATGGAAGCCATCGGGGTCCTGGCCGGCGGTATTGCCCATGATTTTAACAATATCCTTTCGGGTGTGATGGGGTTTACCGATCTTGCAATGCATGAAGCAAAAGACAATGAAACTTTGAAAAGATATCTGGACCAGGTTTCAGCGTCCAGCCTCAGGGCCAGGGATCTTGTAAGACATATCCTGACATTCAGCAGAAAATCAGATGTTGAGAAGCAGCCCGTCGACATTAAACCGATTATTAAAGAATCATTAAAGTTTATACGTGCCTCCCTGCCGGCCAGTATTAAAATTCAACATGATTTAAAGATTGAGCATGGCCGGGTATTTGGCGATGCCACCCAGGTGTATCAAATTCTTATGGGCCTTTTCACCAATGCCGGCTACGCAATGAAAGATAAAGGCGGGGTGCTTGATGTTATCCTGAATCGTGTTAAACTTGATGACACCCGGACTGGATACTGGAGAAACATATCTGCGGGGGAATTTATAGAAATCATCGTATCAGATACCGGATGCGGCATCCAAGAGAAATATCTTGACCGGATCTTCGAACCTTTTTTCACGACCAAAGAGCGTGGGGAAGGGACCGGGATGGGTCTGGCTACAGTATATGGGATCATCAAGGAGATGGATGGCGCCATATCGGTTTACAGTGAAGTCGGGGCTGGGACAACCTTCAGAGTTCTGTTACCGGAGCACAGCCAGGTCCAGCCATCTGAAAAAAAAGTTACCGCTGTTTTAAAAGAAGGCCGGGGCAATATCCTGGTTGTTGATGATGAAAAGATTATTGCAGAAGCCAATTGTGAACTGCTGACTATGCTGGGTTATTCAGTGACAATGCTTACGGACAGTATTGAGGCCATTGAAAATGTGAAAAACAACCCGACACAGTATGATCTGGTTCTGACCGATATGACAATGCCCCATATGGATGGCTTTGAGCTTGCAAAGCAGATAAAAAAGATCAACCCGGATATTTCCATTGTTTTGGTCACAGGTTTCAGCCATGGGTTAACGGAAGAAAAATGCCGGGATGCCGGGATAACAAACATGGTGATGAAACCCATGACAGCCAGCGAACTGTCATTAACCATTAAAAAAGCGATGAATAACAGAGAATTATAAAAGGTCTATATGTTTCGTGTATTGATTATTGATGATGACCCCAATATCTGCCTGCTGTTTGAAACCATCCTTGCAAAGATGGGTTGTGAGACATTTACCGCACAAAGAATAAATGAAGCAAAGGCAATAAGTCTTCAAAATGAATTTGACCTGGTTTTACTTGATCTTGAACTGCCGGACGGCAATGGCCTTGATATCATGCACGATCTTGTAAATCTGTCTTCTGCGCCGGAAATAATTATCATTACCGGCACAGGCGATGCCCGGGGCGCTGAGATTGCATTTAACAACGGGGCCTGGGATTTTGTACAAAAACCATTTCGTCTTGACGATGTCACGTTTCCCATTCAAAGGGCCCTGAATTACCGGAAGGAAAAACTTGCGGCCCGGGAACTCATCATTTTGAAGCGATCCAAAATTATCGGGGAGTCCCCTGCTTTAAAAAAATGTCTGGATGAAGTGGGGAAAGCCGCTTCAACCGATGCCGGGGTCCTGGTAACCGGAGAAACAGGGACAGGTAAGGAGTTGTTTGCCAAAGCGATCCATGAGAACAGCAAACGGGCATCAAAACCATTTGTGGCGGTGGACTGCGCCTCTTTGACGGAGACGCTGATTGAAAGCACCCTTTTCGGACATGAGAAAGGCTCTTTTACAGGTGCCGTATACCAACAGGACGGCCTGATTGTCCAGGCAGACGGCGGATCCCTGATGCTCGATGAAGTGGGAGATTTGTCACTGTCAATCCAAAAAGCACTGTTAAGAACGCTCCAGGAAAGATCGGTCCGCCGCATTGGGGGAAAAAAAGAGATAGACGTGGATATTCGTCTGATTTCCGCTACCAATCTCAACCTTGATCAATTGGTTCAAAAAAATCTCTTCAGAAAAGATTTTCTCTACCGGATAAGGGCCATGGAAATTCATCTCCCCCCGTTGCGGGACAGGGTAGACGATATTGAAGAGATTGTTTTAAAAAAGATTCATGAACTTTCAAACAGATATAATCTTGAACCCAAGGCCGTTTCCAAGGAACTGCTTGAAACATTGATGTCAAATACCTGGCCCGGCAATATCCGGGAACTGCTCAACGTCCTGGAGTACACCCTGGCATCGGCCGGAAGCGATCCAACCCTGGTGCCGAAACATCTTCCACCCAACTACAGGCTTTCAACACTGACGTTTCACACCCCTGCGGTTCTTCCGGAATCACTTTCACTAACCAGTGAGGCCCTGGACAGCGATTCCGATTTTCCTTCCCTGAATACCTGCCGGGAACAACTGGAGAGAAACTACCTGATCCGTTTATTGGAAAAAGCCGACAGTGACAGGAAAACGGCCTGCCGGTTATCAGGCGTCTCCCAGGCCAGATTATACACCTTGCTCAAAAAATATAATCTGCCCGGATTTGGTTCCTACCAATAACAGGGGATCTCCACAAATTTTATAAAGGCCACAAAGTCCGGCGACCGCCTTGTGGCAGAAGCCATGGAACAATCCCAATCCGGTCCGATGGTTCTGTATGATATCATTTGAAATTTGGTGTACAAAGATCATGTCTCAGCCCGTATACACCAAATTTTTATTTTATTCTTGGGCCGTTACGGCTTTATTCCCAAATCAACCGCCCCGCTTTTTTACCTTTCCCACAGGAGCAAGATATATTACAAATTCTTCGTCACCATCAAGTCCAAGCAGTTCATCTAATTTTTCCTGATCATAAGCGGCAATGGCACAGGTTCCGGCATCAATAGCTTCACAGGCAAGGTATAGATTCTGACACACATGGCCGGCATCCAGAGCAATCACCTTATGAGCTGCCAGCCCGTACCGCCACTCCATTCTGTATGGTACGGCAGCCCAGATGAACGTAACGGCTGATTTCCCCGGATAAGGCTGGTTCAGGGAAGCGACGATCATCTCTTCTGACAGCATCTCATCCCTGAATTCAAAGACAAGCTGGTGGGAAAGGGGTAAATATCTGTACACCCCGGGATCAATTTCATCCACATTGAAAATGGCAAGATAGGTTTCAAAGGCATGGCGACACCCGGCAGAAGGGACCGTCCTGTATGCATGGCCCTGGAATCTTTTCCCCCTGACACCCTGGGTACACCACAACAGGTATGCCAGCTCCTCCAAAGTAAGGCTCTGTTCCAGATAAACCCGGTGGCTCTTTCTGTTTCCCATGGCATATGTGAGATCTGCCCTGGGAATCCCGTGCCACTCATCAGGACCGGGAAGATCTATGAGGGCTGCACCCTCGGGGTAAGGCTTTTCAATGGGCGGCACCGGAACACCCTGATTTTGATCTGTAAATTGGAAAGCGATTGTCTTACGGATACTATCTTTGAGAAAGTACCGGTAATTTTTGATCCTGTCATCCTTCATGGTTTCCCCCCGGGACATTGATTTTGACAACCTGTATCTACTACGGATTAGTCATCTGGAATTTCATCTCTAAACATAATTCAAAACTGGCTTTTGGGAACCTGAAATGCGAAAAATAAAATTTTTATTCGGACCATCACGATCACTTTCTTATGGTTTGGAATAAAGGGGAATCTAACAGGCCGACAAATTGTCTGTTGCAATTTTCCACGGGGGGATGTTTAATTTTCAAAAAATGTTTCGAAATTCAATCATTGAGACCTAACTTTCACAGATCAGTGTGACCACCGGACCAGAATGCGCAAATGGGTCCGGGACAGGAAACAGGAGACAAAAGATGAAAATGACCGTACTAATCATTAACGCCTTGGCCGTGCTCATTGTTCAATCCGTTATGGGTCAGCCTGGGAAACCAGAGTTGAAAAAAATAACAGAATCGGTTTATGCATATACAGGCGTGCCTATGGGAACACCGGGTAACATATTTTCCACCAATGCAGGGATAGTGATAGGAAACGATGCCGTACTTGTGGTGGATACGCTGACATCCGTCAAGGAAGCCGAAGGTTTTGCGGCAGATATTCGGAAAATATCGGACAAACCCATAAGGTATGTTGTTAATACGCACTACCATCTTGATCATGTTTTCGGGAACAGTCTTTTTGCCGACATGGGAGCCCGCATTATCGGCCATGTGAAATGCCGTGAAGCCATTATTTCCGACGGGGATAAAATACTTGAGAATCCGGCTGCCTTCGGCCTGCCGGCGGATTTCTGGGAAGGTACCCGCACTGTTGCGCCGGACACGGCCTTCGAACGTGGGATAATTATTGACCTGGGCGGCATTACCGTAAAACTGATTCACACCGGCTTTGCCTCACATTCAGCAGGATCCATAATTGTGCATATACCCTCACAGGATGTCCTTTTTTCCGGGGATATTCTTTTTACCGACGTTCATCCGTATATCGCTGATGGTGATCTGCCCGGATGGGAAAAGAATCTTGATTTTATACATGCAATGAATGTCAGTCGTATTATTCCGGGACACGGCCCCTTATCCTCAAATAAAGACATTGAAGATATGAAGGCTTATCTGCCGTTTTTTGATAAGAAGGCAAAAGAACTGTGTGCTAAAGAAAAAGATGTCGGAAAACTGACTGCGGCCATGCTGGAAGTACTTCCCCAAAGAGGTGGCGGTGATTTCATCGTGACAATGAATCTTCAACTTCGCTATCTGTCGGAAAACAGGGACGGGCAGTACAGGAAACAGTAGGCGTCATGTCTTTTTTATTAATCCAAAGAAACAATCCAATGTTCTGGAAATTTCCCTGGAACCAAAGGTGCGGCCAGGACTTTATTAATATTTTCAAGTACGACCCTGGATAGACCGTTTAAAAAATTCAATTGCCATTCCAAGCCTTCATCGGCAGTTTGTTGTTCTGCTGCAATGAAAGCGGGGCCAGCTGTCATAAAAGCCCAGACCGAATAATTAAAATAGTGCTCGGATCCCAACCGTCTGGAGATTTCCAAAGTAGTATTATAAGCCTTGGTTAAAAAGACAGAATGATAATCTATAAGCTCTATGAGTTCTGGTAACTTTTCAGGGAATTCAAAAGGATCTATTTCCAGTATTGTGGTGCGGACTTTATCAATATCAAATCTGTATTCCATAAATTTCTCAAACATTAAAGCTGTTAAATAAACATAATGGTATATATCCTCCCCAAGACCTATCGTAAAGCAGCTTTCAATACCAGAAATATTATGGGGTGGCTCTTTCATATTCTATTTGACAATGACATTCCTTTATATATAGGTTTTCCCACAAACTTTAGGAGCGTTGATTATGCCAGACACCCCCATTTTGGTCCATGAGGCTGAAAACCAAGCAACAGTTATCACCCTGAACCGGCCCGAAGCCTCCAACAGCCTGAACCGCGGTCTGCTTTGTGCCATTGAGAGCGCTGTCGGACAAATATCGACGTCCCGGGAGATCCGGTGCCTGATCATTACCGGCCAAGGGGAAAAAACCTTTTGCGCCGGGGCCGACCTCAAGGAGAGACGCGGCATGGATGACGCCCAGACACACCGGTTCATATTAAAATTAAATGCCGTGTTTACCATGATCCGGCACCTGCCCATTCCCGTCATTGCCGCCATAAACGGTGCGGCCCTTGGCGGCGGACTGGAACTGGCCCTGGCTGCCGACATACGCATTGCCGCAGACCATGCCGTTATGGGCCTGCCTGAAACCCTGCTTGGAATTATCCCGGGCGGCGGTGGCACCCAGCGCCTGCCAAGGCTCATCGGAGAGGCCGCGGCAAAAGAACTGATATTTACAGGCCGCAGGGTGGATGCCCGGCAGGCTCTGAACCTGGGTCTGGTGAACCGGGTAACCTCGATCCAGGACCTGATGCCCCAGTGCCTTGACATGGCCGGAATGATTGTCCAGACCGCTCCTGTGGCCGTTGAAATGGCCAAATATGCCATTAACCTGGGCATGCAGACCGATCTTGACACAGGCCTTGCCATTGAATCCAATGCCTACCGGGTCACAATTCCCACCGAAGACAGACGGGAAGCCCTGGCCGCTTTCAAAGAAAAAAGGCCTCCCCGGTTTCAAGGGAAATAGGAGACAATTTTATATGAAAGACTGGGGAAGCCATTCAGATCTTTTAAACTTTGTTGTGGGCTGGGCCTGGCAGCTGATATGTCAGGTCAGCCCATGGCTGTTATAAGGAACAAACCATGGACACATATTACATTGACGGACAGTTCGTGTCCGAAGACGAAGCCACCCTTTCTGTAAAAGACATCACCGTTCTGCGGGGATTTGGTGTCTTTGACTTTCTGATTACCTATAACAAACGCCCCTTTCGTCTTGAAAAACATGTGGCCCGCCTGGAAAATTCCGCCCGCCATATCGGACTTGGGCTCAAGCATTCCAACAAAGAAATCTGCGGCATTGTCCTGCGGACCATAGAAAAAAATCCCCACCACAAAGAGGAAAATATCCGTATTGTCTACACCGGCGGCATCAGCAGTGACGGTGTCAGTCCCCAGGGCAACGGCGTTCTTATGGTCATGGCCACGTCCAAACACGAACTGCCGGAGTGGTGGTACACCAGGGGCACCAAGGTGATCACCGTGGACATGGAGCGATTTATCCCCGAAGCCAAGAGTACCAACTATCTGTCAGCTGTGTTTGCCCAGCAAAAGGCCCACAGCCTTGGTGCCGTTGAAGCCATCTACAAAGACAAGGACAACCGGCTGCTGGAAGGCACCACCACCAATTTTTTCGCGTTCAAAAACAACACCCTGATCACCCCGCCCGGCGGTATTCTGCCCGGCATAACCCGGGATGCGGTGCTGGAAATTATAGAAAAAAAATATGACATTGTCCTGGATTTCCTCCCCCATGAAGACCTGACCGACGTGGATGAAATGTTTCTTACGGCATCCAACAAAGAGATCGTGCCCATCATCCAGGTGGACGATACAGTTATCGCCGACGGCAGGCCCGGTGAAAAAACCCTTGCCCTGATGGCGGAGTGGAAAGCCTACACAACAGCCTATGGTCTTGGAGAGGCAGACTGATGAAATCCCCTGATACGCCTTACTTTCTTGAACCCCAGAGCCGGGTTCAGGTGGATCTGTCCGCCTTTGGACACAATGTGCGGAGTCTTAAACGCCTGATTCCGGCAACCACCCGGTTTTGTGCCGTGGTCAAGGCCAACGCTTACGGCCATGGCGGCATACAATGTGCAAAAACCGCCCTTGAAAACGGGAGCAGTTTTCTTGCCGTGGTCCGGATCTCGGAAGCCGTGGCCATGAGAGAGGCCGGCATCACCGCGCCCATCCTTCTTTTGGGAGAAGCCCTGCCCGAACAGGTCTCTTTTCTTGCGGCCCACGGCATCCGGGCAAGCGTGGCTGACATCAGGACAGCCAGGGCCCTGTCCGCCGCGGCCCAGGCCTTAAATACCACGCTTAAAATTCACATCAAACTGGATACGGGCATGGGACGCTTAGGATTTCTTCATCCCGGCGCGGTGATACAAGGCCCCGGGGAAGAGGCCGGCATACTTCAGGCCCGGGGTACTGCGGATTTAAAAGGCCTTGAGGTGGAAGGCGCCTACACCCATTTTGCCAAAGCAGACGTAATCGACAAATCCCATGCCCGGGGACAGTTGGTCCGGTTCAATGAGATGGTTGCCATGCTCGCGGACATGGGAATTCACCCTGAAATACGGCACGCAGCAAACTCCGCGGCTGTTCTTGAGTTGCCCGAAGCCCATTTTGACATGGTGCGTCCCGGTGTGGCCATGTACGGAATGGCCCCTTCCGATGAGGTGGACATTACAAGGCATTCGCTTATCCCGACCATGTCCATCACGGCAAAGGTCATTTATGTCAAGGCGGTGCCCAAAGATTTCAGCATCTCCTACGGCTGCACCCATATTACAGCGGCCCCCACGGTCATTGCCACGGTACCCGTCGGGTATGCAGACGGGTACAGCCGTCTTTTGTCCAACCGGGGACAGATGCTGGTCAAAGGCCGGAAAGCCCCCATTGTGGGCCGGGTCACCATGGATTTTACCATGATTGACGTGGGGCACATCCCAGGGGTCAAACCCGGTGACGATGTCACCATCCTGGGCTCCCAGGGCAATGAACAAATAACGGCGGACGACATCGCAGGACTCACCGGGACCATTAATTACGAGGTCACCGCAAGCCTGACCGGGCGGATGCCTGTATCATACGTGTAAGAAGGCTGTGCCCATGCCGGATACAGAACATTTTAACTTCCGGAGCGGCTCCTGGTCCGAAGATACCGGGGCCGGAGATACCGCCACCCTGGTCATTGCCGGGGACTGGGCGCCCATCCGGGCCTTTGCCCCGTTGATTGAATCTGATCCCCAGGCCATTTACGGCGATGTTCTTCCGGTCCTGCAAAATGCCGATTTAACCCTTGTGAACCTGGAGGCCCCGTTAAGTGACATCGGCCGGGAAGCTTGTAAAAGCGGCACTGTGTTCAAAGGCAATCCCAGCCATATAAAAGGCCTGACCGCAGTACCTTTTTCCGCCGTCACCCTGGGCAACAACCACACCTTTGATTTTGGGGTGGAGGCGTTCCGGCAGACCACCGGACTCCTGGACCGCCACAGCATAGCCCACACAGGGGCCGGCATGACCCGGGAAGAGGCCGAGGCACCCCTGGTCTTGGAAACAAGAGGCATTCGCATCGCCATTGTCAACATCAGCGAAGGTGAAGATCTATGGGCCGCCGGGCCAGGGCCGGGCGTGGCCGGATGGGACATTGAAGGGGCCTGTGCCCGCATCACAAAGTTAAAAAAAGAGAGTCCCCGGGCGGCCCATGCCGTAATCGCCGTGGTCCATTGCGGCCTGGAATACATTCCCTTTGCACCTGAATATGCGACCAACGCCTTCAGGAAACTGGCGGATGCCGGTTCAGATGCCGTCATAGGGCACCACCCCCATGTGCCCCAGGGTCTATTCTTCCATGGGAAGACGCCGGTGTGCTGCAGCTTGGGCAATTTTGTCTTCTATCAGCCTGCAAATTTGTTCTGGCGAAAAATAGGATATCTGGTGCGCCTGCACATCAGCAAAAAAGGACTTGCCGGACTGGATATCGAGCCCTACCGGATTCATAACCGGGGCGTTCAAATGCTTGCAGGCCCGGACCGGGAGTATTTTTTCAAGCGGTTTAAGGAAATCAGCGAACCACTATCCACCCCCCAGGGCAGCAGACTGGCCTGGCAGGGTTTTCTGGATTACTACGGGGTGGGCGGACTCAAAAACGAAGTCCATATGATTCTCAACAAACTGGACGACACACCTGGAAAAGGTGCGGCCATGTTCAGAAACCGGCTGACCACGGCCCAGCATTTTCACCACTGGAAAGATCTGCTCACCCGTATAATGCAGGAAGAGATGGGACAAAGCCCGGCCTGGGCCCGTGATCTGGCCCGGGAGTGGCTGAATAGGCCGGTTGCACATGGGTGATAAAAGACAGATGACTCTGCTTGTCACCGATTCCGGACTTGGCGGTCTTTCCATATGTGCCGGCATGGCCGCACGATTTGCCAATGATGCACGGTATGATCTCATTGAGATTGTGTACTTCAACGCCTGGCCCGAACAGAACAAAGGGTACAACCACTATCCGGATCCGGCAGACCGGCCCAGGGTATTTCACAATGCCCTGGCTGCCATGGCCCGGTTCAATCCCGATCATATTTACATTGCCTGCAACACCCTGTCCGTGATCTATCCGTATACCCGGTTTGCAAAAGAGACAGTCATTCCTGTCACCGGCATCGTGGAATACGGGGTTCACATGATCCACAATGCGCTGACCCAGGATCCATCGGCCTGCGCCGTAATTTTTGCAACGCCTGCCACCATCCATGCAAACAGCCACAAGACAGCGCTGGTTAAACAAGGGATTGCCCCTGAACGTATCATCACCCAGGGATGTCTGAACCTTGCCGGTAAAATTGAACGGGCCCCGTTCAGCCACGAAGTCAAAACGCGTATTGATGACAATGCCGCCCAGGCAGCCCGCAATCTCACTAACACCGGAGCCACGGTATATGCCGGGCTTTGCTGCACCCATTTCGGCTATTGCCAGGACAGCTTTAAAAATGCCCTGGCCAGACATTCCGGCAGAACAGTAAAAATCTTAAATCCAAACCACGCCATGACCGATGCCGCCTGCCAGGGAATCATTTCCGGAGGCTCTCCCCAGATGTCTATTAATATTGTATCCAGGGTCACGTGGGAGCCGGCCGGGATTGAAGCTTATGAGCGCCTGTTGTGCCCAATTTCACCGGAAGTGGTCAAGGCCTTGAAAAACTATCGGCTGGATAGGAATCTGTTCAGCACGGTCATTGAATGAGGAGCAAACATGAGTCGTATTTTACTGGTTACAGGTCCCGGTGGTGATGCCCAGGGCTGGGGCGACATGGCCGTCACCCGGCAGATTGAAGCGGCCATCAAAGGGTCCGGCAAATCAGCTGAAATCGCTTTCGTATCAAATATGGCCGGATTGCTCCGGGAACTGGATTCCAGAAAATTCGATCTTGTCTGGAGTGCGCTCTACCATGTGGCGGAAAACCAAGACTTCATAGGCATGGTGAAAGGGGGTGATAAGTGGGTTGCCGATATCTTGGACAAGCACCGGATTCCCTATATCGGCCCGGATGCAGCCACCATGAAGGCGTTGGTTCATAAAACCGCCACCCACAACATCATGGACAGGGCGGGTGTTCCCGTGCCCCGCCATTTCGAGGTAGAACAGGGCCAGACCCTTCCCGGCCTTACGTTCCCGGCCTTTGTCAAACCCAGCTGCGAGAGCCGGTCTTTAGGCATCAATGATAACAGTGTGGTCAGTACCATGGAAGAGCTGGAAGCCCAGGTGGGTTTTATCCATGAAAATTTCCACCAGCCCGCCCTTATTGAAGAGTACCTGCCGGGCCGGGAATATACGGTGCTGATGCTGGGTAACGGTGCACACCGGGAATTTTTACCCGGGATGGTTAAGATAGACCCCAAACTTATGGGAAGACATCCCATCCTGAA is drawn from uncultured Desulfobacter sp. and contains these coding sequences:
- a CDS encoding PAS domain S-box protein, whose amino-acid sequence is MNYVSGKKNKSSSKLSPIDEFATGKKIAGSFRVLAPLYVAFLILILGVFFILIPKGLINIYAGVLIFTILVCIDVTRQILRIEQQNRKVQTERKLDELRFKKAEIELKKSEERYRLLADNATDTIWIVQLSDFKMRYISPSIEYLLGYTPSEFIHLDIKDYMTQPSLEKVPVIISEQLDQDLDPGLDSKRLEAIELELIKKDGTTIWVEITANFLKNDAGEFDRILGISRDISGRKHTDEALQRTTELLREAGRIAKVGGWSIDVESKAIIWSDEMNDIHERQTSSPPMFDGVTGFIAPEWQEKIQNSYYRCVDEGRSLDEEFEIITAQGHRRWVHATGEAVKDDTGKITRITGALQDISERIHADEEKKKLQQHLAQVRKMEAIGVLAGGIAHDFNNILSGVMGFTDLAMHEAKDNETLKRYLDQVSASSLRARDLVRHILTFSRKSDVEKQPVDIKPIIKESLKFIRASLPASIKIQHDLKIEHGRVFGDATQVYQILMGLFTNAGYAMKDKGGVLDVILNRVKLDDTRTGYWRNISAGEFIEIIVSDTGCGIQEKYLDRIFEPFFTTKERGEGTGMGLATVYGIIKEMDGAISVYSEVGAGTTFRVLLPEHSQVQPSEKKVTAVLKEGRGNILVVDDEKIIAEANCELLTMLGYSVTMLTDSIEAIENVKNNPTQYDLVLTDMTMPHMDGFELAKQIKKINPDISIVLVTGFSHGLTEEKCRDAGITNMVMKPMTASELSLTIKKAMNNREL
- a CDS encoding sigma-54 dependent transcriptional regulator; protein product: MFRVLIIDDDPNICLLFETILAKMGCETFTAQRINEAKAISLQNEFDLVLLDLELPDGNGLDIMHDLVNLSSAPEIIIITGTGDARGAEIAFNNGAWDFVQKPFRLDDVTFPIQRALNYRKEKLAARELIILKRSKIIGESPALKKCLDEVGKAASTDAGVLVTGETGTGKELFAKAIHENSKRASKPFVAVDCASLTETLIESTLFGHEKGSFTGAVYQQDGLIVQADGGSLMLDEVGDLSLSIQKALLRTLQERSVRRIGGKKEIDVDIRLISATNLNLDQLVQKNLFRKDFLYRIRAMEIHLPPLRDRVDDIEEIVLKKIHELSNRYNLEPKAVSKELLETLMSNTWPGNIRELLNVLEYTLASAGSDPTLVPKHLPPNYRLSTLTFHTPAVLPESLSLTSEALDSDSDFPSLNTCREQLERNYLIRLLEKADSDRKTACRLSGVSQARLYTLLKKYNLPGFGSYQ
- a CDS encoding SagB/ThcOx family dehydrogenase, which gives rise to MKDDRIKNYRYFLKDSIRKTIAFQFTDQNQGVPVPPIEKPYPEGAALIDLPGPDEWHGIPRADLTYAMGNRKSHRVYLEQSLTLEELAYLLWCTQGVRGKRFQGHAYRTVPSAGCRHAFETYLAIFNVDEIDPGVYRYLPLSHQLVFEFRDEMLSEEMIVASLNQPYPGKSAVTFIWAAVPYRMEWRYGLAAHKVIALDAGHVCQNLYLACEAIDAGTCAIAAYDQEKLDELLGLDGDEEFVIYLAPVGKVKKRGG
- a CDS encoding MBL fold metallo-hydrolase, encoding MTVLIINALAVLIVQSVMGQPGKPELKKITESVYAYTGVPMGTPGNIFSTNAGIVIGNDAVLVVDTLTSVKEAEGFAADIRKISDKPIRYVVNTHYHLDHVFGNSLFADMGARIIGHVKCREAIISDGDKILENPAAFGLPADFWEGTRTVAPDTAFERGIIIDLGGITVKLIHTGFASHSAGSIIVHIPSQDVLFSGDILFTDVHPYIADGDLPGWEKNLDFIHAMNVSRIIPGHGPLSSNKDIEDMKAYLPFFDKKAKELCAKEKDVGKLTAAMLEVLPQRGGGDFIVTMNLQLRYLSENRDGQYRKQ
- a CDS encoding enoyl-CoA hydratase-related protein is translated as MPDTPILVHEAENQATVITLNRPEASNSLNRGLLCAIESAVGQISTSREIRCLIITGQGEKTFCAGADLKERRGMDDAQTHRFILKLNAVFTMIRHLPIPVIAAINGAALGGGLELALAADIRIAADHAVMGLPETLLGIIPGGGGTQRLPRLIGEAAAKELIFTGRRVDARQALNLGLVNRVTSIQDLMPQCLDMAGMIVQTAPVAVEMAKYAINLGMQTDLDTGLAIESNAYRVTIPTEDRREALAAFKEKRPPRFQGK
- a CDS encoding aminotransferase class IV — translated: MDTYYIDGQFVSEDEATLSVKDITVLRGFGVFDFLITYNKRPFRLEKHVARLENSARHIGLGLKHSNKEICGIVLRTIEKNPHHKEENIRIVYTGGISSDGVSPQGNGVLMVMATSKHELPEWWYTRGTKVITVDMERFIPEAKSTNYLSAVFAQQKAHSLGAVEAIYKDKDNRLLEGTTTNFFAFKNNTLITPPGGILPGITRDAVLEIIEKKYDIVLDFLPHEDLTDVDEMFLTASNKEIVPIIQVDDTVIADGRPGEKTLALMAEWKAYTTAYGLGEAD
- the alr gene encoding alanine racemase; the protein is MKSPDTPYFLEPQSRVQVDLSAFGHNVRSLKRLIPATTRFCAVVKANAYGHGGIQCAKTALENGSSFLAVVRISEAVAMREAGITAPILLLGEALPEQVSFLAAHGIRASVADIRTARALSAAAQALNTTLKIHIKLDTGMGRLGFLHPGAVIQGPGEEAGILQARGTADLKGLEVEGAYTHFAKADVIDKSHARGQLVRFNEMVAMLADMGIHPEIRHAANSAAVLELPEAHFDMVRPGVAMYGMAPSDEVDITRHSLIPTMSITAKVIYVKAVPKDFSISYGCTHITAAPTVIATVPVGYADGYSRLLSNRGQMLVKGRKAPIVGRVTMDFTMIDVGHIPGVKPGDDVTILGSQGNEQITADDIAGLTGTINYEVTASLTGRMPVSYV